From a region of the Actinomadura luzonensis genome:
- a CDS encoding HypC/HybG/HupF family hydrogenase formation chaperone: MCLGVPGRITARDGEMGTADFAGLRREVCLAYTPEAGVGDYVIVHVGFAISVLDEDEALRTLAVLRAIPGGLDEVSR; the protein is encoded by the coding sequence ATGTGCCTAGGGGTTCCGGGGCGGATCACCGCCCGCGACGGCGAGATGGGGACGGCCGACTTCGCCGGCCTGCGCCGCGAGGTCTGCCTGGCGTACACGCCGGAGGCCGGCGTGGGCGACTACGTGATCGTGCACGTGGGGTTCGCGATCTCCGTGCTCGACGAGGACGAGGCGCTGCGGACGCTCGCGGTGCTCCGCGCCATCCCCGGAGGGCTGGATGAAGTATCTCGATGA